One Mycoavidus sp. HKI genomic region harbors:
- the typA gene encoding translational GTPase TypA — MTRALRNIAIIAHVDHGKTTLVDQLLRQVGTFRENQQMVERVMDSNDLEKERGITILAKNCAIEYAGTHINIVDTPGHADFGGEVERVLSMVDSVLLLVDAVEGPMPQTRFVTKKALAQGLKPIVVVNKVDRPGARAEWVVNQTFDLFDKLGATEEQLDFPVIYASGLNGYAGLDENVREGDLRVLLDAILQYVPVRADDPDSPLQLQISSLDYSTYVGRIGIGRIARGTLRTGQAVALVMEPGGEVLNRKVNQIQKFKGLERVSVDSAEAGDIVLVNGIEEIGIGATICDPAKPEGLPITNVDEPTLTMNFCVNTSPLAGREGKFVTSRQLRERLMRELNHNVALRVKDTTDETVFEVSGRGELHLTILIENMRREGYELAVSRPRVVLREIDGVLNEPLELLTVDVEDSHQGGVMEEIGRRKGELLDMASDGRGRTRLEYRVPARGLIGLQSEFLTLTRGTGLISHIFDSYAPLREGSIGERRNGVLISQDDGAAVAYALWKLQERGRMFVRPGDALYEGMIIGIHSRDNDLVVNPIREKKLTNVRASGKDEHIDLMTPVQLSLEYAVEFISDDELVEVTPQSIRLRKRNLKENERRRAERTSAVV; from the coding sequence ATGACCCGCGCGCTTCGCAATATCGCCATTATCGCTCACGTCGATCACGGCAAAACCACTTTAGTTGATCAGTTACTCCGCCAAGTTGGCACTTTCCGCGAAAACCAGCAAATGGTTGAACGGGTAATGGATTCAAACGATCTTGAAAAAGAGCGGGGCATTACCATTCTCGCCAAAAATTGTGCGATTGAATACGCCGGCACGCATATTAATATTGTTGACACGCCCGGTCACGCGGATTTTGGGGGCGAGGTTGAGCGTGTCTTGTCAATGGTCGATAGCGTATTGTTGCTGGTTGATGCGGTCGAAGGCCCGATGCCACAAACCCGCTTTGTCACTAAAAAAGCGCTCGCACAAGGTCTGAAACCCATTGTGGTCGTGAATAAAGTCGATCGGCCTGGCGCTCGTGCTGAATGGGTAGTGAACCAAACTTTTGATTTATTCGACAAACTCGGTGCGACCGAAGAGCAGCTTGATTTTCCAGTGATTTATGCTTCTGGTCTGAATGGCTACGCGGGCCTTGACGAAAATGTACGTGAAGGCGATCTACGTGTGCTGTTGGATGCGATTTTGCAATACGTACCAGTGCGTGCAGATGATCCAGATAGCCCGTTACAACTGCAAATTTCCTCGCTCGATTATTCAACTTATGTTGGGCGCATTGGCATTGGCCGGATTGCACGTGGCACACTACGGACGGGTCAGGCGGTTGCATTAGTTATGGAGCCTGGGGGCGAAGTGCTGAATCGCAAAGTCAACCAAATCCAAAAATTCAAAGGGCTGGAGCGGGTCAGTGTAGACAGCGCGGAAGCGGGTGACATTGTGCTCGTTAATGGCATTGAGGAGATTGGCATTGGCGCAACGATATGCGACCCTGCCAAACCAGAAGGCTTGCCGATCACTAATGTAGACGAGCCAACCTTGACCATGAATTTTTGCGTCAACACCTCGCCTTTAGCTGGGCGTGAAGGTAAATTCGTGACCAGCAGGCAATTGCGCGAGCGCTTGATGCGCGAACTCAATCACAACGTTGCGTTGCGAGTGAAAGACACCACTGATGAAACAGTCTTTGAAGTTTCAGGCCGTGGCGAGCTCCACTTAACCATCCTGATTGAAAACATGCGACGCGAAGGCTATGAGTTAGCCGTATCGCGTCCGCGCGTGGTATTGCGCGAGATTGATGGTGTGTTGAACGAACCGCTTGAATTGCTCACCGTGGATGTGGAAGATAGCCACCAGGGCGGGGTCATGGAAGAAATTGGCCGCCGTAAGGGAGAGTTGCTAGATATGGCGTCTGACGGACGTGGGCGCACTCGCCTTGAATACCGGGTGCCGGCACGTGGTCTAATTGGTTTGCAGAGCGAATTTCTAACGCTAACGCGAGGCACAGGCTTAATCAGCCATATTTTCGATTCTTATGCCCCACTGCGTGAAGGCAGTATCGGTGAACGCCGCAATGGCGTGCTAATTTCGCAAGATGACGGCGCTGCAGTGGCTTATGCGCTCTGGAAGTTGCAAGAACGTGGACGCATGTTTGTGCGCCCGGGTGACGCTTTATATGAAGGAATGATTATTGGCATTCACAGCCGCGATAACGATCTGGTGGTGAATCCAATTCGCGAAAAGAAACTCACCAATGTGCGTGCGTCGGGTAAGGATGAGCATATTGATCTGATGACGCCGGTCCAGCTCTCTCTCGAATATGCGGTTGAATTTATCTCAGATGATGAGCTCGTCGAAGTGACGCCGCAGTCGATTCGATTGCGCAAGCGGAACCTAAAAGAAAATGAGCGCCGTCGGGCCGAGCGCACAAGTGCCGTGGTGTAA
- a CDS encoding type II toxin-antitoxin system RelE/ParE family toxin yields the protein MIFSVRERFLEDGLSPYAEWFKTLPPVAAAKVTTAKARMELGNLSRVEWLRGMGEYKIDFGPGYRMYLAKDGLKIIVLLGGGTKHR from the coding sequence ATGATATTTTCTGTCAGAGAACGGTTTCTTGAAGATGGACTTAGCCCTTACGCAGAGTGGTTTAAGACACTTCCACCGGTTGCTGCTGCAAAAGTTACTACGGCAAAAGCTAGGATGGAACTAGGTAATTTGTCTCGAGTGGAGTGGTTGCGTGGAATGGGCGAATACAAGATTGATTTTGGGCCGGGCTATCGAATGTATCTTGCAAAGGATGGTTTGAAAATCATTGTTCTGCTTGGTGGAGGAACAAAGCATCGTTAA
- a CDS encoding IS5 family transposase has translation MGPKATASTGDLFRHPLNEQINMKHPLVRLAGLINWDQLSALMSESFTSNRGRPATSPRLIAGLLYLQYAFNLSDEEVVLGWLENPYQQFFTGETYLQTEAPIDPSSLTRWRNRLGEAGVEELLAETIEAAKRSDVIKASSVKRVIVDTTVMEKAISHPTDSRLLERCREHLVKVAAQYGLKLRQNYNRIAPRLSTQISRYAHAKQYKRMNKALGTLRSRVGRVMRDVERQIESVAVQGRDALRELISRTKRIISQRPKDKDKLYALHAPEVECIAKGKARKPYEFGVKVSITTTHQEGLVVGARSMPGNPYDGHTLAEALEQAAILCDVTPEVAIVDRGYKGIEIDGVKIYHSGMRRGITRTLRAVIKRRSAIEPIIGHMKADGKLDRNWLKGALGDAMHAVLCGAGHNLRMILRKLRLFYVFLLSVLFRHTFTVGLSF, from the coding sequence ATGGGTCCAAAGGCAACGGCGAGCACAGGAGATTTATTCCGGCATCCGCTAAACGAACAGATCAATATGAAGCATCCGTTGGTGCGACTGGCGGGTTTAATCAACTGGGATCAGCTTAGCGCGTTGATGAGTGAGAGCTTCACCTCAAACAGAGGTCGACCTGCGACCTCGCCGCGGCTCATAGCCGGCTTACTGTATCTGCAATACGCATTCAATTTGTCTGATGAAGAGGTGGTGTTGGGTTGGCTGGAAAACCCCTACCAACAATTTTTTACAGGGGAAACGTACCTTCAAACTGAGGCACCGATTGACCCGTCAAGTCTAACGCGTTGGCGTAATCGGCTTGGTGAAGCGGGCGTAGAAGAGCTATTAGCGGAGACGATCGAAGCGGCCAAACGTAGTGATGTCATCAAAGCATCGAGCGTAAAACGAGTGATCGTTGACACCACGGTGATGGAGAAGGCGATATCGCATCCTACCGATTCGCGATTGCTAGAGCGTTGCCGAGAGCATCTGGTGAAAGTGGCGGCACAATACGGTTTAAAGTTACGGCAAAACTACAACCGAATTGCGCCTCGCCTATCAACCCAGATCAGCCGTTATGCGCACGCGAAGCAGTACAAACGAATGAACAAGGCGTTGGGTACACTACGTTCGCGAGTGGGGCGAGTGATGCGTGACGTTGAGAGACAAATCGAGTCAGTGGCCGTACAAGGCCGTGATGCATTGAGAGAGTTGATATCCCGCACAAAACGAATCATTTCGCAAAGGCCCAAGGATAAAGACAAACTCTATGCTCTGCATGCCCCAGAAGTGGAATGCATAGCCAAGGGCAAGGCGCGTAAGCCTTACGAGTTCGGTGTGAAAGTATCGATCACGACGACTCACCAGGAAGGGTTGGTGGTTGGCGCACGCTCAATGCCAGGAAATCCTTATGACGGTCATACGCTGGCCGAAGCACTAGAACAAGCAGCGATCCTGTGTGATGTGACTCCAGAGGTTGCGATCGTTGATCGCGGTTACAAAGGCATTGAGATCGATGGCGTAAAAATCTATCACTCTGGTATGCGTCGGGGTATCACACGTACGCTACGCGCGGTCATCAAACGACGCAGTGCCATTGAGCCCATTATTGGCCATATGAAAGCGGATGGGAAACTAGACCGAAATTGGCTCAAAGGCGCGTTAGGCGATGCCATGCACGCTGTGCTCTGTGGTGCTGGGCATAACTTACGTATGATCCTCAGAAAGCTTCGGCTTTTTTACGTCTTTCTTTTATCCGTTTTATTCCGTCATACCTTTACTGTTGGTTTGAGTTTTTAG
- a CDS encoding GNAT family N-acetyltransferase — protein sequence MLSAISNITRSTNIGVQLYNTYVDSRPDISFETGDKGALTVTIHTEDLEMKSVTQKNLLAYIDLFADPINMEKYRDGSVWSIDKTQERLNTWEDRWQKGNAFSALAITNINEDDQFIGNIVAGFGAQYGSVEVARVLHHKHWGKRFGKQAAIALVNYYIPEARDRGYKLLFPSGTAPESVIATAREDNPASVKTWESLGMQRAAVEKYRSKRLVFSETIEKLDKRHLHQNSVPTSFA from the coding sequence ATGTTGTCAGCAATTTCTAATATTACTCGTTCTACGAATATTGGCGTGCAGCTATATAATACATATGTTGATTCAAGGCCAGATATTAGCTTTGAAACTGGAGACAAAGGGGCCTTGACTGTGACTATACACACGGAGGACCTCGAAATGAAATCGGTCACTCAAAAAAATTTATTGGCCTACATAGATCTATTCGCTGACCCCATCAACATGGAAAAATACCGTGATGGTAGTGTTTGGAGTATAGATAAAACTCAAGAACGTTTGAATACGTGGGAAGATCGCTGGCAAAAAGGGAATGCCTTTAGCGCTCTAGCTATCACCAACATAAATGAAGATGATCAGTTTATCGGCAATATCGTGGCAGGCTTCGGGGCGCAGTACGGTTCTGTTGAGGTGGCCAGGGTCCTCCATCACAAACATTGGGGCAAAAGATTTGGGAAACAAGCTGCCATCGCGCTGGTGAACTATTACATTCCTGAAGCCCGAGATCGAGGCTATAAACTCCTTTTTCCCTCTGGCACGGCTCCAGAAAGTGTAATCGCTACAGCTCGCGAAGATAATCCCGCTTCCGTCAAAACTTGGGAATCCCTGGGAATGCAGCGAGCAGCAGTGGAAAAATACAGAAGCAAACGCCTTGTTTTTTCTGAAACTATCGAAAAACTTGATAAAAGGCATTTACACCAAAACTCAGTGCCCACCTCCTTTGCTTAG
- the mltB gene encoding lytic murein transglycosylase B, with product MMTEINVLAPPATRRAFNSNPFLRWLFALGYVLAASCIPTQSQAESRAPAPQQTFEEKRVSQRYLNNPAIEAFISDLVTRHHFEPSALRALFAQVKYSTLSVKLEQQTLAPSPRDWHTHQSRFLTAERISAGARFWRTHEATLRRAHQEFGVPPEIIVGIIGVETFYGRNMGNHCVLDVLTTLAFDYPTKPNQLQRMALFRQNLEDFLLWTRAAGLDPTRVLGSYDGGIGLAQFMPSSIMQYAIDYDGDQKVDLYTSAADAIGSIANYLHQHGWESGRPVIWKIASDNGSLGIAQAEADGKIEPRRPLGHLLKAGLLLNETFNTEAELSTLVNIIDLPNVKQPTEYKLGLRNFTVILKYNRSFFYALSVYQLGQQVKQCLQMSEKKEV from the coding sequence ATGATGACCGAAATCAACGTCTTAGCTCCTCCTGCCACTCGCCGCGCATTCAACTCCAACCCGTTTCTAAGGTGGCTGTTTGCTCTCGGATATGTGCTCGCAGCAAGCTGTATACCAACACAGTCTCAGGCTGAATCAAGAGCGCCGGCACCGCAGCAAACCTTCGAGGAAAAGCGTGTCTCACAACGCTATCTGAATAATCCAGCTATCGAGGCTTTTATCAGTGACTTAGTCACACGTCATCACTTCGAACCCAGTGCGCTACGTGCACTTTTTGCGCAAGTTAAATATTCCACCCTATCTGTAAAGCTTGAGCAACAAACACTCGCACCATCCCCCCGCGATTGGCATACGCATCAGTCACGCTTTCTCACAGCAGAGCGCATTAGTGCTGGTGCGCGCTTCTGGCGTACACATGAAGCAACTTTGCGACGCGCGCACCAAGAATTTGGCGTGCCGCCCGAGATTATTGTTGGGATCATTGGCGTTGAGACTTTCTATGGCCGTAATATGGGTAATCATTGTGTGTTAGATGTACTGACGACACTGGCTTTTGACTATCCAACTAAGCCAAACCAGTTGCAACGCATGGCATTGTTTCGCCAAAACTTGGAAGATTTTTTACTCTGGACCCGTGCTGCTGGTCTCGATCCAACTCGCGTTTTAGGCTCTTATGATGGAGGGATCGGTCTTGCGCAATTTATGCCAAGCAGCATTATGCAATACGCCATTGATTATGATGGTGACCAAAAGGTTGATTTATATACAAGCGCTGCCGATGCAATCGGCAGCATCGCCAATTATTTGCACCAACACGGTTGGGAAAGTGGCCGGCCAGTGATTTGGAAAATCGCCTCCGATAACGGTAGCCTGGGTATTGCACAGGCAGAGGCAGATGGGAAAATCGAACCCCGCCGACCGCTGGGGCACTTACTTAAAGCGGGCCTATTGCTCAATGAAACATTCAACACAGAGGCTGAATTAAGCACTCTGGTCAATATCATTGATTTACCCAACGTTAAGCAGCCTACTGAATATAAGCTCGGCCTGCGCAATTTTACTGTGATCTTGAAATATAACCGCAGCTTTTTTTATGCGCTTAGCGTTTATCAACTTGGCCAGCAAGTTAAGCAGTGCTTGCAAATGAGTGAAAAGAAAGAGGTGTAA
- a CDS encoding DEAD/DEAH box helicase, giving the protein MSETLISSVPETDAGDLPCFDHFGLHADILKALAGQGYTTPTPIQAQAIPVILAGHDVMGVAQTGTGKTAGFSLPMIQRLLPYASTSASPARHPVRALVLTPTRELADQVAKNVCIYAAHTALRSTVVFGGIDMNPQAAELRRGVEILIATPGRLLDHIQQKNTQLDQVQILILDEADRMLDMGFLPDLQRISNMLPPERQTLLFSATFSNEIKKLAASYLRSPVTIEVAQRNSTATNVRQIVYEVAEGDKQAAVVQLIRQRGLRQVIVFCNSKIGASRLARQLENEGIVVSAIHGDKTQNERMQSLDAFKQGAIDVLVATDVAARGLDIVELPAVINFDLPFNAEDYVHRIGRTGRAGASGEALSLCSPHEAKHLADIEKLIQRPLEREPLTIERARAVNRTHRHDRDFSPRRATGKRPALDAGRPTAELDDFFTRPYQPSDSALQAKTEAVTGHHSKPAQKRPLAALLGGMPYKPK; this is encoded by the coding sequence ATGTCTGAAACGCTTATTTCATCCGTGCCTGAAACCGATGCCGGAGATTTGCCGTGTTTTGATCATTTTGGCCTGCACGCAGATATTCTAAAGGCGCTGGCAGGGCAGGGCTACACCACGCCAACGCCAATTCAGGCGCAGGCCATTCCCGTTATTCTGGCTGGCCACGATGTGATGGGAGTGGCGCAAACCGGTACCGGTAAAACGGCAGGTTTTTCGTTGCCGATGATCCAACGGCTGCTGCCTTACGCCAGCACCAGCGCTTCGCCAGCACGGCATCCAGTGCGCGCATTGGTGTTAACGCCTACGCGCGAGTTAGCTGACCAGGTCGCTAAAAATGTGTGTATCTATGCTGCACACACCGCGCTGCGCAGTACCGTCGTGTTTGGTGGCATCGATATGAATCCGCAAGCCGCTGAATTACGGCGCGGGGTCGAGATTTTGATTGCCACGCCTGGGCGCCTATTGGACCATATACAGCAAAAAAATACCCAATTAGACCAAGTCCAAATACTGATTTTAGACGAGGCAGATCGGATGCTGGATATGGGTTTCTTGCCTGATTTGCAGCGCATCTCAAATATGTTGCCGCCTGAACGGCAAACTTTGCTGTTCTCGGCGACCTTCTCAAATGAAATCAAAAAACTAGCGGCGAGCTATTTACGCAGTCCAGTCACCATCGAAGTGGCCCAGCGCAATTCAACTGCTACGAATGTTCGCCAAATTGTTTACGAAGTAGCAGAAGGCGATAAACAGGCAGCAGTGGTCCAATTAATTCGCCAGCGTGGGTTAAGGCAAGTGATCGTTTTTTGCAATAGCAAAATCGGCGCTAGCCGGCTGGCGCGGCAACTGGAAAATGAAGGTATCGTCGTCTCAGCCATTCATGGCGATAAAACCCAGAATGAGCGCATGCAATCGCTTGATGCTTTCAAGCAGGGCGCAATCGACGTGCTGGTCGCAACTGACGTGGCTGCGCGTGGCTTGGATATTGTTGAGCTGCCCGCGGTGATTAATTTTGATTTGCCCTTTAATGCAGAAGATTATGTGCACCGGATTGGTCGAACTGGCCGGGCGGGCGCTTCAGGTGAAGCGCTTTCATTGTGTAGCCCGCATGAAGCCAAACACCTAGCGGATATTGAGAAACTCATTCAGCGTCCGCTTGAGCGTGAGCCGCTGACGATTGAGAGGGCGCGCGCAGTAAATCGCACACACCGTCACGATCGTGATTTTTCCCCACGGCGGGCAACAGGCAAGCGGCCTGCGCTCGATGCTGGTCGGCCGACGGCAGAGTTGGACGATTTTTTCACGCGACCTTATCAACCTTCTGACTCAGCTCTGCAAGCAAAAACGGAAGCTGTCACGGGTCATCATTCTAAGCCAGCACAAAAACGTCCGTTAGCAGCGTTACTGGGCGGCATGCCCTATAAGCCAAAGTGA
- a CDS encoding helix-turn-helix domain-containing protein has translation MPRPSATLYPNSIRVLADLGQRLKYARLRRHFSAETVAARAGMTRQTLSKIEAGNPSVTLGNYFQVLVVLGLDKDIGAVALDDVLGRRLQDAELPQRKRAPVTSSIRTKRNTHHSVDVEAAQELGAEAVSTAIVDDKD, from the coding sequence ATGCCTAGGCCATCCGCAACGTTATACCCGAACTCTATACGAGTCTTAGCTGATCTTGGGCAAAGGCTTAAGTACGCTCGTCTACGGCGTCATTTTTCCGCCGAGACGGTGGCGGCTCGTGCGGGCATGACTCGCCAGACACTAAGCAAAATTGAAGCAGGAAATCCGTCTGTGACACTGGGCAATTATTTTCAGGTGCTGGTCGTGTTAGGGCTTGATAAAGATATTGGTGCTGTAGCTCTCGACGACGTACTTGGGCGCCGGCTTCAGGATGCAGAGCTTCCCCAGCGGAAGCGAGCACCGGTGACATCCTCTATCCGAACCAAAAGGAATACGCATCACTCAGTCGACGTCGAAGCGGCGCAGGAGCTTGGTGCCGAGGCGGTGAGTACCGCTATTGTCGATGACAAGGACTGA
- a CDS encoding branched-chain amino acid ABC transporter substrate-binding protein, translating to MMGISIMTAAQNTQNRAEVKIGCAVPISGAQAHYGRDFLNGVILAVEEFNATDPIIGGKPIRIVLNTMDDRADPRMAIMVAKKLVDQKIKGVLGHFNSGTTIPASHVYAKAGIPQIAMASAPQYTQQGYKTTFRMTASDLQQDALISAFVAKNLGLKRIAIIDDRTTYGQALADQFEQIATAEGVDIVGHEYGNDKTIDFKALLTRLKRIKPQAIFYGGVDAQAAAVVKQMQALKIKAVLIASEGVKSETFLKLAGPAAEGTVALSICLSPDKMPRGKEYAEHYKKRFGENVQTYSPYAYDGAMAMLSAMKTADSTEPEKYLPYLAKTEMPAITIKTLAYNAHGDLKQSDMMVYKVVNGQWQTLSIIRGK from the coding sequence ATGATGGGTATCAGCATTATGACCGCGGCGCAAAATACGCAGAATCGCGCAGAAGTCAAAATTGGCTGTGCAGTGCCAATCTCCGGAGCGCAAGCACATTACGGTCGAGATTTTCTCAATGGCGTGATTCTTGCTGTAGAAGAATTTAATGCAACTGACCCCATCATCGGCGGCAAGCCCATTCGGATCGTACTGAACACAATGGATGATCGAGCCGATCCTCGCATGGCGATTATGGTTGCTAAGAAGCTTGTCGATCAAAAGATTAAGGGGGTGCTCGGCCATTTCAATTCAGGCACCACGATCCCTGCCTCTCATGTTTACGCCAAAGCAGGCATTCCCCAAATCGCCATGGCTTCCGCTCCTCAGTACACGCAGCAAGGCTATAAAACCACCTTTCGCATGACCGCTTCGGATCTTCAGCAAGATGCCTTGATCAGCGCTTTTGTCGCTAAGAATCTGGGCCTTAAACGGATTGCCATCATTGATGATCGGACCACGTATGGTCAGGCGTTGGCAGATCAATTTGAACAAATCGCCACCGCAGAGGGAGTCGACATCGTTGGCCATGAATACGGTAACGATAAAACCATTGATTTTAAGGCGCTATTAACCAGACTCAAGCGGATTAAGCCGCAAGCGATCTTCTATGGAGGGGTCGATGCACAAGCCGCAGCCGTGGTTAAACAAATGCAGGCGCTCAAAATAAAAGCCGTATTAATCGCGAGTGAGGGCGTCAAATCAGAGACCTTCTTAAAGCTTGCTGGGCCAGCTGCCGAAGGCACCGTGGCCTTATCGATCTGTTTGTCGCCAGATAAAATGCCGCGCGGCAAGGAATATGCTGAGCACTATAAAAAGCGCTTTGGCGAGAATGTTCAGACCTATTCACCTTATGCCTATGATGGTGCGATGGCGATGTTGAGCGCAATGAAAACCGCAGATTCAACCGAACCCGAAAAATATTTGCCATATCTCGCTAAGACCGAAATGCCAGCGATCACCATCAAAACGCTTGCTTATAATGCGCACGGTGACTTAAAGCAAAGCGATATGATGGTTTATAAAGTGGTTAATGGGCAATGGCAAACTTTATCTATTATTCGTGGGAAATAA